The proteins below come from a single Azospirillum thiophilum genomic window:
- the tssE gene encoding type VI secretion system baseplate subunit TssE: MDSNQSITLSVLDRLLDDTPEHVAPRPHTVAHLRAAIRRDLENLLNTRRRVLGWPDDLTELADSILGYGCHDLLVENVATESRRREVVAKIEAAIRRWEPRFAHLAVTMVDNSDPADRTLRFRIEALIHADPAPEPMVFDSVVDPTSNMVTVTSKSRG; encoded by the coding sequence ATGGATAGCAACCAGTCCATCACCCTGTCGGTCCTCGACCGCCTGCTCGACGACACGCCGGAGCATGTGGCGCCGCGGCCGCACACGGTCGCGCATCTGCGGGCCGCGATCCGGCGGGATCTGGAGAACCTGCTGAACACCCGGCGGCGGGTGCTGGGCTGGCCGGACGACCTGACGGAGCTGGCGGACTCGATCCTCGGCTATGGCTGCCACGACCTGCTGGTGGAGAATGTCGCCACCGAATCGCGGCGGCGCGAGGTGGTGGCGAAGATCGAGGCGGCGATCCGGCGCTGGGAACCGCGCTTCGCCCATCTGGCCGTGACCATGGTCGACAACAGCGATCCGGCCGACCGCACCCTGCGCTTCCGGATCGAGGCGCTGATCCATGCCGACCCGGCACCCGAACCGATGGTCTTCGATTCGGTGGTCGATCCCACCTCCAACATGGTCACCGTGACGAGCAAGAGCCGTGGCTGA
- a CDS encoding type VI secretion system accessory protein TagJ, which produces MSETAAQLFQAGRLDEAITTLNGEIKKNPTDLDRRVFLAELLSFAGNLERADLQLDTIGLQEPKVAITMALFRQLVRAEQARRQLFADGRLPEFIDQPADHLRLHLEALVALRAGEVADAVAKLAQAEELRPPMSGSHDGLAFEDFRDLDDLTGGFFEVYTSTGKYFWIATETVELVEFRAPERPRDLLWRPAHMVVRGGPDGEVYLPTLYGGAPADAETAVKLGRVTEWSDDPDAPVRGTGQRCFLVGDESVPMLQLGTLEFSGTV; this is translated from the coding sequence ATGAGCGAAACCGCAGCGCAACTGTTCCAGGCGGGCCGCCTCGACGAGGCGATCACCACGCTGAACGGCGAGATCAAGAAGAACCCGACCGATCTCGACCGCCGCGTCTTCCTGGCCGAGCTGCTGAGCTTCGCCGGCAACCTGGAGCGCGCCGACCTCCAGCTCGACACCATCGGCCTGCAGGAGCCGAAGGTCGCCATCACCATGGCGCTGTTCCGCCAGCTGGTGCGGGCCGAGCAGGCCCGGCGCCAGCTGTTCGCCGACGGCCGCCTGCCGGAATTCATCGACCAGCCGGCCGACCATCTGCGCCTGCATCTGGAAGCGCTGGTCGCGCTGCGCGCCGGCGAGGTTGCCGACGCGGTGGCCAAGCTGGCCCAGGCCGAGGAGCTGCGGCCGCCGATGTCCGGCAGCCATGACGGCCTCGCCTTCGAGGATTTCCGCGACCTGGACGACCTGACCGGCGGCTTCTTCGAGGTCTACACCAGCACCGGCAAGTATTTCTGGATCGCCACCGAGACGGTGGAGCTGGTCGAGTTCCGCGCGCCCGAACGGCCGCGCGACCTGCTGTGGCGCCCGGCCCACATGGTGGTGCGCGGCGGTCCCGACGGCGAGGTCTATCTGCCGACGCTCTACGGCGGCGCCCCGGCCGACGCCGAAACGGCGGTGAAGCTGGGCCGGGTGACGGAATGGTCGGACGACCCCGACGCCCCCGTCCGCGGCACCGGCCAGCGCTGCTTCCTGGTCGGCGATGAGAGCGTGCCGATGCTGCAGCTGGGGACGCTGGAGTTCTCGGGCACGGTGTGA
- the tssC gene encoding type VI secretion system contractile sheath large subunit, with translation MGGAAADLHDDADATVLERPLRLRAVDMALGRDDSGLLDAFLAAKGPGDALRLWFGITLPVYDSLDRLRAALDRDIAAIDALLSDQVNAILHHKRFQSLEGSWRGVRTLVKQAQSAETVELRLLNLTWPELCRDQERAIEFDQSQLFNKVYSDEFGMPGGRPYGVLLCDYAVQHRSTKERPTDDVSGLKGLAQVAAAAFAPAIVGAAPELFGLETFHELGLPLDMKTVLRQAEYQRWQRFQETEDSRFVGVALPRVLMREPYGDDPQARHGFRFREESLELWDSERDRLVAGRGGLRLEDHCWGNAVYAFGTVLIRSFLQHGWFADIRGAQRDVVSGGLVTELVVPDFATDEAKVAQKFSVEVSISDQLERDLDELGFIPVSRCKDTPYLVFYGNQSVQRVGQFTNTTATANARLSAMLRYMFCVARFAHFLKVMVRDRIGAFVTPEQCERDLQSWLHGYCLGNDDASQDQKARYPLREGSIQVRAIPGKPGNYQCIIHLRPHFQLDQVFSTFKLVTELAQTGGAA, from the coding sequence ATGGGTGGAGCAGCGGCCGATCTGCATGACGACGCCGACGCGACGGTCCTTGAACGGCCGTTGCGCCTGCGGGCGGTCGACATGGCGCTCGGCCGCGACGATTCCGGCCTCCTCGACGCCTTCCTGGCGGCGAAGGGGCCGGGCGACGCGCTCCGCCTGTGGTTCGGCATCACGCTTCCCGTGTATGACAGCCTGGACCGGCTGCGCGCCGCGCTCGACCGTGACATCGCGGCGATCGACGCGCTGCTGTCGGACCAGGTCAACGCCATCCTGCACCACAAGCGCTTCCAGTCGCTGGAAGGCTCGTGGCGCGGGGTGCGAACGCTGGTGAAGCAGGCGCAGTCCGCCGAGACGGTGGAGCTGCGGCTGCTGAACCTGACCTGGCCGGAGCTGTGCCGCGACCAGGAACGTGCCATCGAATTCGACCAGAGCCAGCTGTTCAACAAGGTCTACAGCGACGAGTTCGGCATGCCCGGCGGCCGCCCCTACGGCGTGCTGCTGTGCGACTATGCCGTCCAGCACCGTTCGACCAAGGAACGGCCGACCGACGACGTGTCCGGCCTGAAGGGGCTGGCGCAGGTCGCCGCCGCCGCCTTCGCCCCCGCCATCGTCGGCGCGGCGCCGGAGCTGTTCGGGCTGGAGACCTTCCACGAGCTGGGCCTGCCGCTGGACATGAAGACGGTGCTGCGGCAGGCCGAATACCAGCGCTGGCAACGTTTCCAGGAAACCGAGGATTCGCGCTTCGTCGGCGTGGCATTGCCGCGCGTGCTGATGCGCGAGCCCTATGGCGACGACCCGCAGGCCCGCCACGGCTTCCGCTTCCGCGAGGAATCGCTGGAGCTGTGGGACAGCGAGCGCGACCGGCTGGTCGCCGGGCGCGGCGGGCTGCGGCTGGAGGACCATTGCTGGGGCAACGCGGTCTATGCCTTCGGCACCGTGCTGATCCGCTCCTTCCTCCAGCATGGCTGGTTCGCCGATATCCGCGGCGCCCAGCGCGACGTGGTGAGCGGCGGGCTGGTGACCGAGCTGGTGGTGCCGGACTTCGCCACCGACGAGGCGAAGGTTGCGCAGAAATTCTCGGTCGAGGTCTCGATCTCCGACCAGTTGGAACGCGACCTCGACGAGCTGGGATTCATCCCGGTCAGCCGCTGCAAGGACACCCCCTATCTGGTGTTCTACGGCAACCAGTCGGTGCAGCGGGTCGGCCAGTTCACCAACACGACGGCGACCGCCAACGCCCGGCTGTCGGCCATGCTGCGCTACATGTTCTGCGTGGCGCGCTTCGCCCATTTCCTGAAGGTGATGGTGCGCGACCGCATCGGCGCCTTCGTCACGCCGGAGCAATGCGAGCGCGACCTGCAGAGCTGGCTGCACGGCTATTGCCTGGGCAACGACGACGCCAGCCAGGACCAGAAGGCGCGCTATCCGCTGCGCGAGGGCAGCATCCAGGTCCGCGCCATCCCGGGAAAGCCCGGCAACTACCAGTGCATCATCCATCTACGGCCGCATTTCCAGCTCGACCAGGTCTTCTCGACCTTCAAGCTGGTGACCGAACTGGCACAAACCGGCGGGGCCGCCTGA
- the tssC gene encoding type VI secretion system contractile sheath large subunit: protein MSDAQAQGAGATGAVAEGTGLSILDQAIAATKQTEPDRAQELLRTLTQEALAGTVTFNKNLGQTINKAIAAIDAKISKQLNAIMHHEKFQKLEGSWRGLNYLVMNSETGANLKIRVMNCPKKDLYKDISKAVEFDQSHLFKKIYENEFGIAGGEPYGALIGDYEFTNHPDDMELLTGVSNVAAAAFAPFISAASPKLFGFEDMTELSKPRDLEKIFDSVEYTKWRSFRESDDSRFVTLTMPRVLARMPYGANTKPIEEFEYEEAPYEGGVARPMHHNDYCWMNSSYAMGQRLTNAFSQYGWCTAIRGAEGGGKVENLPFHTFTSDDGDSDAKCPTEIGITDRREAELSKLGFLPLCHYKNQDYAVFFGAQTAQKAKKYDRPEATANAAISARLPYIMATSRFAHYLKIMGRDKIGSFMEASDCEAWLNRWILNYVNGNEAAGQEMKAKYPLAEASVQVKEIPGKPGSYNAVAWMRPWLQMEELTTSMRMVARIPQAG from the coding sequence ATGAGCGACGCTCAAGCCCAGGGCGCAGGCGCCACCGGCGCCGTTGCCGAAGGTACCGGCCTCTCGATCCTCGACCAGGCCATCGCCGCCACCAAGCAGACCGAGCCGGACCGTGCGCAGGAGCTGCTGCGCACCCTGACCCAGGAAGCGCTGGCCGGCACGGTCACCTTCAACAAGAACCTGGGCCAGACGATCAACAAGGCGATCGCCGCGATCGACGCCAAGATCAGCAAGCAGCTCAACGCGATCATGCACCACGAGAAGTTCCAGAAGCTGGAAGGATCGTGGCGCGGCCTGAACTATCTGGTCATGAACTCGGAGACGGGGGCGAACCTCAAGATCCGCGTCATGAACTGCCCGAAGAAGGACCTGTACAAGGACATCTCCAAGGCGGTCGAGTTCGACCAGAGCCACCTGTTCAAGAAGATCTACGAGAACGAGTTCGGCATCGCCGGCGGCGAGCCGTACGGCGCGCTGATCGGCGACTACGAGTTCACCAACCATCCCGACGACATGGAGCTGCTGACCGGCGTCTCCAACGTCGCGGCCGCCGCCTTCGCGCCCTTCATCTCGGCCGCCAGCCCGAAGCTGTTCGGCTTCGAGGACATGACCGAGCTGTCGAAGCCGCGCGACCTGGAGAAGATCTTCGACAGCGTCGAGTACACCAAGTGGCGCAGCTTCCGTGAGAGCGACGACAGCCGCTTCGTCACGCTGACCATGCCGCGCGTGCTGGCCCGCATGCCCTACGGCGCCAACACCAAGCCGATCGAGGAGTTCGAGTACGAGGAGGCCCCGTACGAGGGCGGCGTCGCCCGGCCGATGCACCACAACGACTATTGCTGGATGAACTCGTCCTACGCGATGGGCCAGCGCCTGACCAACGCCTTCTCGCAATATGGCTGGTGCACCGCCATCCGTGGCGCCGAGGGCGGCGGCAAGGTCGAGAACCTGCCCTTCCACACCTTCACCTCGGACGACGGCGACAGCGACGCCAAGTGCCCGACCGAGATCGGCATCACCGACCGCCGCGAGGCCGAGCTGTCGAAGCTGGGCTTCCTGCCGCTCTGCCACTACAAGAACCAGGACTACGCCGTCTTCTTCGGTGCCCAGACCGCGCAGAAGGCCAAGAAGTACGACCGGCCGGAGGCGACCGCGAACGCCGCGATCTCCGCCCGCCTGCCCTACATCATGGCGACCTCGCGCTTCGCCCACTACCTGAAGATCATGGGCCGCGACAAGATCGGCTCCTTCATGGAGGCGAGCGACTGCGAGGCGTGGCTGAACCGCTGGATCCTGAACTACGTCAACGGCAACGAGGCCGCCGGCCAGGAGATGAAGGCGAAGTACCCGCTGGCCGAGGCGTCGGTGCAGGTGAAGGAGATCCCGGGCAAGCCCGGCTCCTACAACGCCGTCGCCTGGATGCGCCCGTGGCTGCAGATGGAGGAGCTGACCACCTCCATGCGCATGGTCGCCCGCATCCCGCAGGCCGGCTGA
- the tssB gene encoding type VI secretion system contractile sheath small subunit: MASIHQKLDRVRKPRVHITYDVETEGATVVKELPFVVGVLGDFSGDPTEALKPLKDRKFIQVDRDNFNDVMARMTPGLKMKVDNTLAEDGTQLSVDLAFKSMEDFEPGRVVQQVEPLRKLLETRNQLRDLLSKADRSEELEGLLERVLQNTDELAALSGELGTEKKEG, translated from the coding sequence ATGGCGAGTATCCACCAGAAGCTGGATCGCGTGCGCAAGCCCCGCGTCCACATCACCTACGACGTCGAGACCGAAGGTGCGACCGTCGTCAAGGAGCTGCCCTTCGTCGTGGGCGTGCTCGGCGACTTCTCGGGCGATCCGACCGAGGCGCTGAAGCCGCTGAAGGACCGCAAGTTCATCCAGGTCGACCGCGACAACTTCAACGACGTCATGGCCCGCATGACGCCCGGCCTGAAGATGAAGGTCGACAACACGCTGGCCGAAGACGGCACCCAGCTGTCGGTCGACCTCGCCTTCAAGTCGATGGAGGATTTCGAGCCGGGCCGCGTCGTCCAGCAGGTCGAGCCGCTGCGCAAGCTTCTGGAGACCCGCAACCAGCTGCGCGACCTGCTGAGCAAGGCCGACCGCTCGGAAGAGCTGGAAGGGCTGCTGGAGCGCGTGCTGCAGAACACCGACGAGCTGGCTGCCCTGAGCGGCGAGCTGGGCACCGAGAAGAAGGAGGGTTGA
- the tssA gene encoding type VI secretion system protein TssA encodes MPTPQLFDIEELLQPIEGETETGIDLRENASADYYTVKDARSAARAAERSMDVDDDAGGLLPEWRTILDVSPRILRTQAKDLEVTAWFIEALLRAQGYAGLRDGFALARGLVERFWDTLYPAPDEDGISTRVGPLTGLNGESADGTLIQPIRKVPLTLGDSAYSLWQYEQAVELAKITDETRRQARIDNGAVTWEQFEQSVRETPASEFKTLVEDIQGAIDAFEALGKILYDKAGYDAPPAGNIRNVLTAALDAVNYAARDRLATLSGDEPAEAAPAAGPADPVASGGGMAAAAAKAQASGAVATREEGFKVLLQVADFFRKTEPHSPISYTLEEVVRRGRMPLQELLQELITDEETRRQFFIASGAKAPPPAEQSGY; translated from the coding sequence ATGCCGACACCGCAGCTTTTCGATATCGAGGAATTGTTACAGCCGATCGAGGGAGAGACCGAAACCGGTATCGACCTCCGCGAGAATGCTTCGGCGGATTACTACACGGTCAAGGATGCCCGCAGCGCCGCGCGTGCGGCCGAACGGTCGATGGATGTGGATGACGATGCCGGCGGGCTTCTGCCGGAGTGGCGGACCATCCTCGACGTCAGCCCGAGGATCCTGCGCACCCAGGCCAAGGATCTCGAGGTCACCGCCTGGTTCATCGAGGCCCTGCTGCGGGCCCAGGGATATGCCGGCCTGCGCGACGGCTTCGCCCTGGCGCGCGGCCTGGTCGAGCGTTTCTGGGACACCCTCTATCCCGCCCCCGACGAGGACGGCATCTCCACCCGCGTCGGCCCGCTGACCGGCCTGAACGGGGAATCGGCCGACGGCACGCTGATCCAGCCGATCCGCAAGGTGCCGCTGACGCTGGGCGACAGCGCCTATTCGCTCTGGCAGTACGAGCAGGCGGTCGAGCTGGCGAAGATCACCGACGAAACGCGCCGCCAGGCGCGCATCGACAACGGTGCCGTCACCTGGGAGCAGTTCGAGCAGAGCGTGCGCGAAACCCCGGCGTCGGAATTCAAGACGCTGGTCGAGGACATCCAGGGCGCCATCGACGCGTTCGAGGCGCTGGGCAAGATCCTCTACGACAAGGCCGGCTACGACGCGCCGCCGGCCGGCAACATCCGCAACGTGCTGACCGCCGCGCTGGATGCCGTGAACTACGCCGCGCGCGACCGGCTGGCGACGCTCTCCGGCGACGAGCCGGCCGAAGCGGCGCCGGCTGCCGGCCCGGCCGACCCGGTCGCCTCCGGCGGCGGCATGGCGGCAGCGGCGGCGAAGGCCCAGGCCAGCGGCGCGGTCGCCACCCGCGAGGAGGGCTTCAAAGTCCTCTTGCAGGTCGCCGATTTCTTCCGCAAGACGGAGCCGCACTCCCCCATCTCCTACACATTGGAGGAGGTGGTGCGCCGCGGCCGCATGCCGTTGCAGGAACTCCTGCAGGAACTCATCACCGACGAGGAAACCCGTCGGCAATTCTTCATCGCGTCCGGCGCCAAGGCGCCGCCGCCGGCCGAACAATCCGGGTATTGA
- a CDS encoding PAAR domain-containing protein, whose product MPPAARLGDFIKQDTPHCHAPIHPPALVPTPTPHPGLPLAIMLGSPTVLIGKMPAARLTDISAPCMLPGCIPAGPGMISQGSGTVLINNLPAARINDMTAHTSCVAPIPGPVGKVMPPGCPTVIIGG is encoded by the coding sequence ATGCCCCCAGCCGCCCGCCTCGGCGACTTCATCAAGCAGGACACCCCGCACTGCCACGCGCCGATCCATCCGCCGGCCCTGGTGCCGACGCCGACGCCGCATCCCGGCCTGCCGCTGGCGATCATGCTGGGCAGCCCGACGGTGCTGATCGGCAAGATGCCGGCGGCGCGGCTGACCGACATCTCGGCGCCCTGCATGCTGCCGGGCTGCATCCCGGCCGGGCCGGGCATGATCTCGCAGGGGTCGGGAACGGTGCTGATCAACAATCTTCCCGCCGCGCGCATCAACGACATGACCGCCCACACCAGCTGCGTCGCGCCGATCCCGGGGCCGGTCGGCAAGGTGATGCCGCCCGGCTGTCCGACCGTCATCATCGGCGGCTGA
- a CDS encoding methyltransferase domain-containing protein → MKLGHFEALRPVCPRCLANRGAAVPLAPGIVEEATGDSVRWGTLVCGDPACAMEYPIIDGAPILVPDLRGWMAANAHLLTMRDDIPAAMEGVLGDGFGPDSAFNATRQHLSSYGWDHYGDLDPDTASAGPAGEAGSVVRCLAAGLDRLGPLPQGPALDLGCGAGRTSFELAARGDGLVLGLDLHWPLLTLARRVMERGEAVFPLRRSGIAYDRRRVEARFAAAGQVDFWIGDALFPPFAPQGFALVAAMNVLDCVASPPALLQAIDLAVAEGGGALLATPFDWSTQATPVEAWLGGHSQRGDDAGRCEAMLARLLTAGAHPQSVGRLHVHGEPLDMPWTVRMHDRALMQYRTHLVMMRALSGKE, encoded by the coding sequence ATGAAGCTCGGTCATTTCGAAGCCCTGCGCCCGGTGTGCCCGCGCTGCCTCGCCAATCGCGGCGCTGCGGTGCCGCTGGCGCCCGGCATCGTGGAGGAGGCGACCGGGGACTCCGTCCGCTGGGGCACGCTGGTATGCGGCGACCCGGCTTGCGCGATGGAGTATCCGATCATCGACGGCGCGCCGATCCTGGTGCCCGACCTGCGCGGCTGGATGGCGGCCAACGCCCATCTGCTGACCATGCGCGACGACATTCCGGCGGCGATGGAAGGGGTGCTGGGCGACGGCTTCGGCCCTGACAGCGCCTTCAACGCCACCCGCCAGCATCTGTCCAGCTATGGCTGGGACCATTACGGCGACCTCGATCCGGACACGGCTTCCGCCGGCCCGGCGGGGGAGGCCGGGTCGGTGGTGCGCTGCCTCGCCGCGGGGCTCGACCGGCTGGGGCCGCTGCCGCAAGGACCGGCGCTCGATCTCGGCTGCGGCGCCGGGCGCACCAGCTTCGAGCTGGCGGCGCGCGGCGACGGGCTGGTGCTCGGGCTGGATCTGCACTGGCCGCTGCTGACGCTGGCGCGCCGGGTGATGGAGCGCGGCGAGGCGGTCTTCCCGCTGCGCCGCTCCGGCATCGCCTATGACCGGCGGCGGGTCGAGGCGCGCTTCGCCGCCGCCGGGCAGGTCGATTTCTGGATCGGCGACGCGCTGTTCCCGCCCTTTGCCCCGCAGGGCTTCGCCCTGGTCGCGGCGATGAACGTGCTGGATTGCGTGGCCTCGCCGCCGGCGCTGCTGCAGGCGATCGACCTGGCGGTGGCCGAGGGGGGCGGTGCGCTGCTGGCGACGCCCTTCGACTGGTCGACCCAGGCGACGCCGGTGGAGGCCTGGCTGGGCGGCCATTCCCAGCGCGGCGACGATGCCGGCCGCTGCGAGGCGATGCTGGCCCGCCTGCTGACGGCGGGGGCGCACCCGCAATCGGTCGGGCGGCTGCACGTTCATGGCGAACCGCTGGACATGCCCTGGACGGTTCGCATGCATGACCGCGCCCTCATGCAGTACAGGACGCATCTGGTCATGATGCGCGCATTAAGCGGGAAGGAATGA
- the tssH gene encoding type VI secretion system ATPase TssH: MVAVDLQSMISRLNPLCRRALEAAAGQTLSRTHYNCEIEHWLLQLIGAADGDISAILRVYEIDAGRLSADLTRVLDKLKTGNSRAPALSPNLVQLMREAWVLASLQYGEGAVRSGHLLAALLSDESLAAQARDMSGQFARITPDTLRRDLPKIVADTAEARTSAPVGAPGAGAGAGGAAGGAPKAGGATPNLDQYTIDLTDRAKNGKIDPVLGRDAEIRQIIDVLTRRRQNNPILTGEAGVGKTAVVEGFALRIATGDVPPDLRNVRLLSLDLGLLQAGAGMKGEFENRLKGVIDEVKGSSQPIVMFIDEAHTLIGAGGQAGQNDAANLLKPALARGEMRTVAATTWAEYKKYFEKDPALTRRFQVVKVEEPAEPAAVDMMRGLTATLEKHHKVRIVTEGLIEAVRLSSRYIPARQLPDKAVSLLDTACARVAMSQTATPPAIEDRRRTIQLTETEVAILEREEAIGIDHAELLAALKDKIAATQADLEALEARWAKELELVRAINETRDQLVAAHEQSKAPAAEGAVAAEPLDADALNARLSALTGELAALQGEDPLVKVAVDGQAVAEVVANWTGVPVGRMVSNEIKTILSLADRMKERIIGQDHALDAIAQAMWTSRAKLTDPRKPIGVFLMVGTSGVGKTETALTLADLIYGGEQNVTTINMTEYKEEHKVSLLLGSPPGYVGFGEGGVLTEAVRRRPYSVVLLDELEKAHPGVQDIFFQVFDKGTIKDGEGRDIDFKNTVIIMTSNAGTDLIHKLSADPETAPEAEGLLEALHPELQKSFKPAFLGRCTVIPYFQLSDENLSKIVVLQLNRIAKRVVQNYKAAFSYSDDLVQSIVGRCQEVSSGARNIETILSRTLLPEISSRILARMGDGEPITRVHVSVDGEDRFVYDIA; encoded by the coding sequence ATGGTTGCGGTCGATCTGCAGAGCATGATTTCCCGGCTGAATCCTCTGTGCCGGCGGGCGCTGGAGGCTGCGGCCGGCCAGACGCTGTCGCGCACGCACTATAATTGCGAGATCGAGCATTGGCTTCTTCAGCTGATCGGCGCAGCCGACGGCGACATCTCCGCCATCCTGCGCGTCTATGAGATCGACGCCGGCCGCCTGTCGGCCGACCTGACGCGGGTGCTGGACAAGCTGAAGACCGGCAACAGCCGGGCTCCGGCGCTGTCGCCCAACCTGGTGCAACTGATGCGCGAGGCCTGGGTGCTGGCGTCGCTGCAATATGGCGAGGGGGCGGTGCGCTCGGGCCATCTGCTGGCGGCGCTGCTGTCCGACGAGTCGCTGGCGGCCCAGGCGCGCGACATGTCGGGCCAGTTCGCCCGCATCACGCCGGACACGCTGCGCCGCGACCTGCCCAAGATCGTCGCCGACACCGCCGAGGCGCGGACCTCCGCCCCGGTCGGCGCTCCCGGTGCCGGGGCCGGTGCGGGCGGTGCTGCCGGCGGTGCGCCCAAGGCGGGCGGGGCGACCCCCAACCTCGACCAGTACACCATCGACCTGACCGACCGCGCCAAGAACGGCAAGATCGATCCGGTGCTCGGCCGCGACGCCGAGATCCGCCAGATCATCGACGTGCTGACCCGCCGCCGCCAGAACAACCCGATCCTGACCGGCGAGGCCGGCGTCGGCAAGACGGCGGTGGTCGAGGGCTTCGCGCTGCGCATCGCCACCGGCGACGTGCCGCCCGATCTCCGCAACGTCCGCCTGCTGTCGCTCGACCTCGGCCTGCTCCAGGCCGGCGCCGGCATGAAGGGCGAGTTCGAGAACCGGCTGAAGGGCGTGATCGACGAGGTCAAGGGCTCCAGCCAGCCGATCGTCATGTTCATCGACGAGGCGCACACCCTGATCGGCGCCGGCGGGCAGGCGGGGCAGAACGACGCCGCCAACCTGCTGAAGCCGGCGCTGGCGCGCGGCGAGATGCGCACCGTCGCCGCCACCACCTGGGCCGAGTACAAGAAGTATTTCGAGAAGGATCCGGCGCTGACCCGGCGCTTCCAGGTGGTGAAGGTGGAGGAGCCGGCGGAGCCGGCCGCCGTCGACATGATGCGCGGCCTGACCGCCACCCTGGAGAAGCACCACAAGGTCCGCATCGTGACCGAGGGGCTGATCGAAGCGGTCCGGCTGTCCAGCCGCTACATCCCGGCGCGCCAGCTGCCCGACAAGGCGGTCAGCCTGCTCGACACCGCCTGCGCCCGCGTGGCGATGAGCCAGACCGCGACCCCGCCGGCCATCGAGGATCGCCGCCGCACCATCCAGCTGACCGAGACCGAGGTCGCGATCCTGGAGCGCGAGGAGGCCATCGGCATCGACCATGCCGAGCTGCTCGCCGCGCTGAAGGACAAGATCGCCGCCACCCAGGCCGACCTGGAGGCGCTGGAGGCGCGCTGGGCCAAGGAGCTGGAGCTGGTCCGCGCCATCAACGAGACGCGCGACCAGCTGGTCGCCGCGCACGAGCAGTCCAAGGCGCCCGCCGCCGAGGGGGCCGTTGCGGCCGAGCCGCTCGACGCCGACGCGCTGAACGCCAGGCTGAGCGCGCTGACCGGCGAGCTGGCCGCGCTGCAGGGCGAGGATCCGCTGGTCAAGGTCGCGGTGGACGGGCAGGCGGTGGCCGAGGTGGTCGCCAACTGGACCGGCGTGCCGGTCGGCCGCATGGTCTCCAACGAGATCAAGACCATCCTGTCGCTGGCCGACCGGATGAAGGAGCGCATCATCGGCCAGGACCACGCGCTGGACGCCATCGCCCAGGCGATGTGGACCAGCCGGGCCAAGCTGACCGACCCGCGCAAGCCGATCGGCGTCTTCCTGATGGTCGGCACGTCCGGCGTCGGCAAGACCGAGACGGCGCTGACGCTGGCCGACCTGATCTATGGCGGCGAGCAGAACGTCACCACCATCAACATGACCGAGTACAAGGAGGAGCATAAGGTCTCGCTCCTGCTGGGATCCCCTCCGGGCTATGTCGGCTTCGGCGAGGGCGGCGTGCTGACCGAGGCGGTTCGCCGCCGGCCCTACAGCGTCGTCCTGCTGGACGAGCTGGAGAAGGCCCATCCCGGCGTGCAGGACATCTTCTTCCAGGTGTTCGACAAGGGCACGATCAAGGACGGCGAAGGCCGCGACATCGACTTCAAGAACACCGTCATCATCATGACGTCGAACGCCGGCACCGACCTGATCCACAAGCTGAGCGCCGACCCGGAGACCGCACCCGAGGCCGAAGGCCTGCTGGAGGCGCTGCATCCGGAACTGCAGAAGAGCTTCAAGCCGGCCTTCCTCGGCCGCTGCACGGTCATCCCCTATTTCCAGCTGTCGGACGAGAATCTGTCGAAGATCGTCGTCCTGCAACTGAACCGCATCGCCAAGCGGGTGGTGCAGAACTACAAGGCCGCCTTCTCCTATTCCGACGATCTGGTCCAGAGCATCGTCGGCCGCTGCCAGGAGGTGTCGAGCGGCGCTCGCAACATCGAGACCATCCTGAGCCGCACGTTGCTGCCGGAGATCTCCTCCCGCATCCTCGCCCGCATGGGCGACGGCGAGCCGATCACCCGCGTCCATGTCTCGGTCGATGGCGAAGACCGTTTCGTCTACGACATCGCCTGA